The proteins below are encoded in one region of Pseudomonas sp. SCB32:
- a CDS encoding HAMP domain-containing sensor histidine kinase, protein MRSLFWRILAAFWLALLLVAGLSILLGRALNQDTWVIARYPGLHDLARQWTLLYETRGPEAAQGLLDARRQQYELSVQVLDESGQRLVNGTYLPRPPRPSGAFDRESLPRFPWRQLSQEYVSPRTDQTYLFIYRIPHPALQAWHRGSLLWPLSALGIALVVLTVFSLLLTLSITRPLNRLRRAVHDLGQTAYQQDSLARLSRRGDELGVLARDFNRMGARLQRLISSQRQLLRDVSHELRSPLARLRIALALAERADPEQRAAMWPRLEQECDRLEALIGEILALARLDADPGPASQVPLLPLFERLRDDAQLLYPDQQIQLDIAPELTLDGWPDMLERALDNLLRNALRFNPAEQPLEVHARVEGERLHISVRDHGPGASEEHLAQLGEPFFRAPNQSSPGHGLGLAIARRAIERHGGRLRLGNHPDGGFLASIDLPLHRPAA, encoded by the coding sequence ATGCGCTCACTCTTCTGGCGGATTCTCGCCGCCTTCTGGCTCGCCCTGCTGCTGGTGGCCGGACTGTCTATCCTGTTGGGCCGCGCCCTCAACCAGGACACCTGGGTCATCGCCCGTTATCCAGGCTTGCATGACCTCGCCAGGCAATGGACCCTGCTCTATGAAACCCGCGGTCCGGAAGCGGCCCAGGGGCTGCTGGACGCCCGCCGGCAGCAGTACGAACTCTCGGTGCAGGTACTCGATGAGAGCGGCCAGCGCCTGGTCAACGGCACCTACCTGCCGCGCCCGCCCCGGCCGAGCGGCGCTTTCGACCGGGAGAGCCTGCCGCGCTTCCCCTGGCGCCAACTGAGTCAGGAATACGTCAGCCCCCGCACCGACCAGACTTACCTGTTCATCTACCGAATTCCCCACCCGGCGCTGCAAGCCTGGCATCGAGGCAGCCTGCTCTGGCCCCTCAGCGCGCTGGGTATCGCCCTGGTGGTGCTGACCGTATTCAGCCTGCTGCTGACGCTCTCCATCACCCGTCCGCTGAACCGCTTGCGCCGCGCCGTGCACGACCTCGGCCAGACCGCGTACCAGCAGGACAGCCTCGCCCGGCTGTCACGCCGCGGCGACGAGCTTGGCGTACTGGCGCGCGACTTCAACCGCATGGGCGCCCGCCTGCAGCGCCTGATCAGCAGCCAGCGCCAGCTGCTGCGTGACGTTTCCCATGAGCTGCGCTCGCCCCTGGCGCGCCTGCGCATCGCGCTGGCCCTGGCCGAACGCGCCGACCCCGAGCAGCGCGCCGCCATGTGGCCGCGCCTGGAGCAGGAGTGCGATCGACTGGAAGCTCTGATCGGCGAAATCCTTGCCCTCGCCCGCCTCGACGCCGACCCCGGCCCGGCCAGCCAGGTCCCATTACTGCCGCTGTTCGAACGCCTGCGCGACGACGCCCAGCTGCTTTACCCGGACCAGCAGATCCAGCTGGATATCGCGCCGGAACTCACGCTCGACGGCTGGCCAGACATGCTCGAACGCGCCCTGGACAACCTGCTGCGCAATGCCCTGCGCTTCAATCCCGCCGAGCAGCCGCTGGAGGTGCACGCCCGGGTCGAGGGCGAACGCCTGCATATCAGCGTGCGCGACCACGGTCCCGGCGCCAGCGAGGAGCACCTGGCGCAACTGGGCGAACCCTTCTTCCGCGCACCCAACCAGAGTAGCCCCGGTCACGGCCTGGGCCTGGCCATCGCTCGCCGCGCCATCGAGCGCCACGGCGGCCGGCTACGCCTGGGCAACCATCCCGACGGCGGTTTCCTGGCCAGCATCGACCTGCCGCTTCACCGGCCAGCCGCCTGA
- a CDS encoding nitroreductase family protein has translation MEALVALHNRVSHARLGEPAPSAEQLDGLFRAALRAPDHGQLRPWRFLTVEGDARVRLGELFARALQAEQPGAAPEALDKARAMPLRAPTLVVAVARLQEHPKVPEIEQWLAAGCAAHGIVEAAYAQGLGAMWRTGAMAFDPFVREGLGLAANERIVGFIYLGTPIGELRRPTPLDPAVFVTAWQG, from the coding sequence ATGGAGGCTCTCGTCGCGTTGCACAACCGTGTATCCCACGCTCGCCTGGGTGAGCCGGCGCCATCTGCCGAACAGCTGGATGGCCTGTTCCGTGCCGCGTTGCGTGCGCCGGACCATGGCCAGCTGCGCCCCTGGCGATTCCTGACCGTGGAAGGGGATGCGCGCGTGCGCCTGGGCGAGCTGTTCGCCCGCGCGTTGCAGGCGGAGCAACCCGGCGCGGCCCCCGAGGCGCTGGACAAGGCGCGTGCCATGCCGCTGCGCGCACCGACCCTGGTGGTCGCCGTGGCGCGTCTGCAGGAGCATCCCAAGGTGCCGGAAATCGAGCAGTGGCTGGCCGCAGGCTGTGCCGCCCACGGTATCGTCGAGGCTGCCTATGCGCAGGGGCTGGGGGCGATGTGGCGCACCGGCGCCATGGCGTTCGATCCCTTCGTGCGAGAAGGGCTGGGGCTGGCGGCCAACGAGCGCATCGTCGGCTTCATCTACCTGGGTACGCCGATTGGCGAGCTGCGCCGGCCGACGCCGCTCGATCCAGCCGTCTTCGTCACTGCCTGGCAGGGCTGA
- a CDS encoding YkgJ family cysteine cluster protein translates to MSNNNPCLNCGACCAHFRVSFYFGECRSSGGVVPDEQVVQVSPHRVAMRGTEVRPVRCVGLLGEVGCGVRCTMYEQRSSTCREFEASWTDGVHNPNCDTARAAYGLPPLTPPVTPTLSPDRVA, encoded by the coding sequence ATGTCCAATAACAATCCGTGTCTGAATTGCGGCGCCTGCTGCGCGCATTTCCGTGTCTCCTTCTATTTTGGCGAATGCCGTTCTTCCGGGGGTGTAGTCCCGGATGAGCAGGTCGTCCAGGTCAGCCCCCATAGGGTCGCCATGCGCGGCACCGAGGTTCGCCCGGTGCGCTGCGTCGGCCTGCTCGGGGAAGTCGGTTGCGGCGTGCGCTGCACGATGTACGAGCAGCGCTCCTCTACCTGCCGGGAATTCGAGGCGTCCTGGACCGATGGCGTCCATAACCCCAACTGCGACACTGCCCGCGCCGCCTACGGCCTGCCGCCACTGACACCACCGGTGACGCCGACGCTGTCGCCGGACCGGGTGGCCTGA
- a CDS encoding TrkH family potassium uptake protein, translating to MALPTLRTLGFIIGIFVITLAVAMLVPMATLLYYGRGSELHPYIWSAIITFTCGLGLVIPGRPEQVHLRPRDMYMLTVSSWVIVCFFSALPFMFARNLSFTDAIFESMSGITATGSTVLSGLDSMSPGILIWRSLLHWLGGIGFIGMAVAILPMLRIGGMRLFQTESSDRSDKVMPRSHMVAKYIVGVYVGITILGALALWWAGMGLFDAVNHAMSAISTGGFSTSDQSLAKWHQPAVHWVAVVIMILGSIPFALYVATLRGHRKALLKDHQVHGFLGLLLFTWVVMGTWYSVNSDLSWFDAFRIVAVNVTSVVTTTGFALGDYSLWGHFSIMLFFYLGFIGGCSGSTAGGIKIFRFQVAFTLLRASLYQLIHPRAVIKQSYNGHRLDEEIVRSILTFSFFFGGTVGMLALGLSFLGLDWMTSLTGAASTVAGVGPGMGPIIGPSGNFAPLPDAAKWLLSAGMLFGRLEIITVLVLFTPAFWRH from the coding sequence ATGGCCCTGCCGACACTACGCACCCTTGGATTCATCATCGGCATCTTCGTGATCACCCTGGCCGTCGCCATGCTGGTCCCGATGGCCACCCTGCTCTACTACGGGCGCGGCAGCGAACTGCATCCCTACATCTGGTCCGCGATCATCACCTTCACTTGCGGGCTGGGCCTGGTCATCCCCGGCCGCCCGGAGCAGGTGCACCTGCGACCGCGGGACATGTACATGCTCACCGTGTCGAGCTGGGTGATCGTCTGCTTCTTCTCCGCACTGCCCTTCATGTTCGCCCGAAACCTCAGCTTCACCGACGCGATCTTCGAGAGCATGTCCGGCATCACCGCCACCGGTTCCACCGTACTCAGCGGGCTGGACAGCATGTCGCCGGGCATCCTGATCTGGCGCTCGCTGCTGCACTGGCTGGGCGGCATCGGCTTCATCGGTATGGCGGTGGCGATCCTGCCGATGCTGCGGATCGGTGGCATGCGCCTTTTCCAGACCGAGTCCTCGGACCGCTCCGACAAGGTCATGCCGCGCTCGCACATGGTGGCCAAGTACATCGTCGGGGTGTACGTCGGCATCACCATCCTCGGTGCGCTGGCCCTGTGGTGGGCCGGCATGGGCCTGTTCGACGCGGTGAACCACGCCATGTCGGCGATCTCCACCGGCGGCTTCTCCACCTCCGACCAATCGCTGGCCAAGTGGCACCAGCCGGCGGTGCACTGGGTAGCGGTGGTGATCATGATCCTGGGCAGCATCCCCTTCGCGCTCTACGTGGCCACCCTGCGCGGTCACCGCAAGGCACTGCTCAAGGACCACCAGGTCCACGGCTTCCTCGGCCTGCTGCTGTTCACCTGGGTAGTGATGGGCACCTGGTACTCGGTGAACTCCGACCTCTCCTGGTTCGACGCCTTCCGCATCGTCGCGGTGAACGTCACCTCGGTGGTCACCACCACCGGCTTCGCCCTGGGCGACTACAGCCTGTGGGGGCACTTCTCGATCATGCTGTTCTTCTACCTGGGCTTCATCGGCGGCTGCTCCGGCTCCACCGCCGGCGGCATCAAGATCTTCCGCTTCCAGGTCGCCTTCACTCTGCTGCGCGCCAGCCTCTACCAGCTGATCCACCCGCGCGCGGTGATCAAGCAGAGCTACAACGGCCACCGCCTGGACGAGGAAATCGTCCGTTCGATCCTGACCTTCTCGTTCTTCTTCGGCGGCACCGTGGGCATGCTGGCACTGGGCCTGTCGTTCCTCGGCCTGGACTGGATGACCTCGCTGACCGGTGCGGCCAGCACCGTGGCCGGCGTGGGACCGGGCATGGGGCCGATCATCGGCCCATCGGGCAACTTCGCACCGCTGCCCGACGCGGCCAAATGGCTGCTCAGTGCGGGGATGCTGTTCGGCCGCCTGGAGATCATCACCGTGCTGGTGCTGTTCACCCCGGCGTTCTGGCGACATTGA
- a CDS encoding AraC family transcriptional regulator, producing the protein MPERTTLSSWVRGIVQSLELEGLDSRALFTELQLDYAALDDPDARYPQDDMSRLWNRAVELSGNPAIGLNVARVHTPAFPVVGYALMSSRNLGEGFERLERYQRIIAEGADLTFRRLPEGCLYRIVVHGDRLPVPRQSAECSLASLISMLRWITGRPIKPLEVHLAGAPPRNAAPYRELFQAPLVFGHTHCAMLFSHEDMAAPLPTANEELARLHDRFAGEYLARFVSSRFSHQTRQVLCRLLPQGEPKRENVAQALHLSERTLQRRLQEEGTSYQQLLDDTRRELAQQYLATPRMTLLEIAYLLGFSEPSNFFRAFRRWFGMTPGEYREGL; encoded by the coding sequence ATGCCTGAGCGTACAACCCTGTCGAGCTGGGTGCGGGGGATCGTCCAGTCGCTGGAGCTGGAAGGTCTGGACAGCCGCGCGCTGTTCACCGAGCTACAGCTGGATTACGCCGCCCTGGACGACCCCGATGCACGCTACCCGCAGGACGACATGAGCCGTCTGTGGAATCGCGCCGTGGAGCTGTCCGGCAATCCGGCCATCGGCTTGAACGTCGCCCGCGTGCACACGCCGGCCTTTCCTGTGGTGGGCTATGCGCTGATGTCCAGCCGCAACCTGGGCGAGGGTTTCGAGCGCCTGGAGCGCTACCAGCGGATCATCGCCGAGGGCGCCGACCTCACCTTCCGCCGCCTGCCCGAAGGCTGCCTGTACCGCATCGTGGTGCATGGCGACCGTCTGCCGGTGCCCAGGCAGAGCGCCGAGTGCTCGCTGGCCAGCCTGATCAGCATGCTGCGCTGGATTACCGGGCGCCCGATCAAACCCCTGGAAGTCCACCTGGCCGGCGCGCCGCCGCGCAATGCCGCACCCTACCGCGAGTTGTTCCAGGCGCCACTGGTCTTCGGCCATACGCACTGCGCCATGTTGTTCTCCCACGAGGACATGGCCGCGCCGCTGCCCACCGCCAACGAGGAACTGGCGCGCCTGCACGACCGCTTCGCCGGGGAGTACCTGGCGCGATTCGTCAGCAGCCGCTTCAGCCACCAGACGCGCCAGGTGCTGTGCCGCCTGCTGCCCCAGGGCGAACCCAAGCGCGAGAACGTGGCACAGGCGTTGCACCTGTCCGAGCGCACTTTGCAGCGGCGATTGCAGGAGGAAGGCACCAGCTACCAGCAACTGCTCGATGACACGCGTCGCGAGCTGGCCCAGCAGTACCTGGCCACGCCGCGCATGACGCTGCTGGAGATTGCCTATCTGCTGGGTTTTTCCGAGCCGAGCAACTTCTTCCGCGCGTTCCGCCGCTGGTTCGGGATGACGCCGGGGGAGTATCGGGAAGGGTTGTGA
- a CDS encoding Mpo1-like protein has translation MSTQTADRFQSFAEFYPYYLQEHSNPTCRRLHYVGSLLVLSLLAYAIVSGQWLWLLALPLAGYGFAWVGHFVFEKNRPATFKYPLWSFMGDWVMLKDAFTGRIRI, from the coding sequence ATGAGCACCCAGACCGCCGATCGATTCCAGAGCTTCGCCGAGTTCTACCCTTACTACCTGCAGGAGCACAGCAACCCGACCTGCCGCCGCCTGCACTACGTGGGCAGCCTGCTGGTGCTGTCCCTGCTCGCCTACGCCATCGTCAGCGGACAGTGGCTGTGGCTGCTGGCCCTGCCGTTGGCCGGCTACGGCTTCGCCTGGGTCGGGCATTTCGTGTTCGAGAAGAATCGTCCGGCCACCTTCAAGTACCCGCTGTGGTCCTTCATGGGCGACTGGGTGATGCTCAAGGACGCCTTCACCGGGCGCATCCGTATCTGA
- a CDS encoding glycosyltransferase family 39 protein gives MSSKEPPNLPALLRQWWFLPLLVLATVLRLHELTESAIWGDESSSLLLALYSPLELWRHAAHDVHPPLYFFLLHLWVQVLGEGVLALRLMSAVFGALAVFLGGWLAWRLASRRAAFLATLLLALLPTAVRYSQEVRMYSLLGCWLLAATLVLLYWLDSGRRRYLVAYVLLMTAAFYTHYFSVFGLLVHWLWLASLPDSPLRQRGWWLANLVIVALFLPWLPGLLDLGRHMADLVAGGDVGWEPPVDALSVPSMLWQWLAQSDGNELPWPLLLGVPLLLVAVVALVLRQDRSRLRVGVLATLYCGLPLLLLYGVSFVSSVFVERYLTAFALGLPLLLALALDRLLASRRALGIVLLVTVLGLECTGLGRVYEGDPDEQFDGMVAFVNSHYRGGDRIVVDDILWYLAFRYYNQTGSAPLLYTAPEEDGSSGRPTQYGFGSLIDDRRHTFVDRLADLPQDEGRVWLVMSRYNDNEIPDVPAHWRRVTQHAGGEVQAILFERTGERNAAR, from the coding sequence ATGTCGTCCAAAGAGCCGCCGAATCTGCCCGCCTTGCTACGCCAGTGGTGGTTCCTGCCATTGCTGGTGCTCGCCACTGTCCTGCGTCTGCATGAACTGACCGAGTCGGCGATCTGGGGCGATGAAAGTTCCAGCCTGCTTCTGGCGCTCTATTCGCCGCTGGAACTCTGGCGTCATGCCGCCCATGACGTGCATCCGCCGCTGTACTTCTTCCTGCTGCACCTGTGGGTGCAGGTGCTGGGCGAGGGGGTGCTGGCGTTGCGCCTGATGAGCGCGGTGTTCGGTGCGCTCGCGGTGTTCCTCGGTGGTTGGCTGGCGTGGCGGCTCGCCAGTCGACGCGCCGCCTTCCTCGCTACCCTGCTGCTGGCACTGCTGCCCACGGCAGTGCGCTACAGCCAGGAAGTGCGCATGTATTCGCTGCTGGGGTGCTGGCTGCTGGCGGCGACCCTGGTGCTGCTCTACTGGTTGGACTCCGGGCGGCGGCGTTACCTGGTGGCCTATGTGCTGCTGATGACGGCGGCGTTCTACACCCATTACTTCAGCGTGTTCGGGCTGCTGGTGCACTGGCTCTGGCTGGCGTCGCTGCCGGACAGCCCGCTGCGCCAGCGTGGCTGGTGGCTGGCCAACCTGGTCATAGTGGCGCTGTTCCTGCCCTGGTTGCCGGGGCTGCTCGACCTGGGACGGCACATGGCCGATCTTGTGGCGGGCGGCGATGTGGGCTGGGAGCCGCCGGTGGACGCTTTGTCGGTGCCCTCGATGCTCTGGCAGTGGCTGGCGCAATCGGACGGCAACGAACTGCCCTGGCCGCTGCTGCTGGGCGTGCCGCTGTTGCTGGTGGCCGTGGTGGCGCTTGTGCTGCGTCAGGATCGCAGTCGCTTGCGCGTCGGGGTACTGGCGACGCTCTACTGCGGTCTGCCGCTGTTGCTGCTGTATGGCGTGTCGTTCGTCTCGTCGGTATTCGTCGAGCGCTACCTGACGGCCTTCGCCCTCGGTCTGCCGCTGCTTCTGGCCCTGGCGCTGGACCGGCTGCTGGCCTCGCGCCGGGCATTGGGTATCGTGCTCCTGGTGACCGTGCTGGGGCTGGAATGCACGGGGCTCGGACGTGTCTATGAGGGTGACCCGGACGAGCAGTTCGACGGCATGGTTGCCTTCGTCAACTCGCACTATCGCGGCGGCGACCGCATCGTGGTGGACGATATCCTCTGGTACCTGGCGTTCCGTTACTACAACCAGACCGGCAGCGCGCCGCTGCTGTACACCGCGCCTGAGGAGGACGGCTCCTCCGGTCGACCGACCCAATATGGTTTCGGCTCGCTGATCGATGATCGGCGACACACCTTCGTCGATCGACTGGCCGACCTGCCGCAGGACGAGGGAAGGGTCTGGCTGGTGATGAGCCGCTACAACGACAACGAGATTCCCGATGTGCCGGCCCACTGGCGGCGGGTGACGCAGCACGCTGGCGGAGAGGTACAGGCGATACTGTTCGAGCGCACCGGGGAGCGTAACGCTGCACGCTGA
- a CDS encoding DEAD/DEAH box helicase, producing MTPTSLSPRNRDDALAAFHPAVAAWFRAHFAAPTQAQAQAWPAIQAGDSTLVAAPTGSGKTLTAFLAAIDALVREGLANGGALPDRTTVVYVSPLKALSNDIRINLEEPLAGIRAELGEMGLPEVDIRTAVRTGDTTSGEREAMRRQVPHILVTTPESLYVLLGSDSGRAMLAGARSVIVDEIHALAASKRGSHLALSLERLQALCDAPLVRIGLSATQKPLSAVAAFLVGRHAACRIIDIGYSRQRDLNLEVPPAPLEAVMSHDVWDKVYDRLAELAEEHRTTLVFVNTRRQAERVTRHLAERIGAGWVAAHHGSLSKELRLGAERRLKAGQLRVLVATASLELGIDIGDVELVCQLGSPRSIAAFLQRVGRSGHSVGGTPKGRLFPASRDDLVECVALLDSVRRDELDALTIPRAPLDVLAQQIVAEVACREWGEDALFELLTAAQPYAELTREHFDAVLRTLAEGYTSRIGQRGAYLHRDAVHLRLRGRRGAKLTAVTSGGTIPDTGDYSVLLEPQGLTVGTVNEDFAVESLAGDVFQLGNISYRILRIEPGRVRVEDAQGQPPNIPFWLGEAPGRSDELSFSVARLRARLDTLLTKDEGDAEPLAGAIGWLQDELGLGEDAARQLVEYLARARHALGALPTQQTLILERFFDESGGMQLVIHSPFGSRLNRAWGLALRKRFCRTFNFELQAAATENAIILSLSTSHSFPLEEVWRYLHANSAEQVLIQALLDAPLFGVRWRWNATTALALPRYAGGRKVAPQLQRMRSEDLLASVFPDQVACLENIVGEREIPDHPLVAQTLDDCLHEAMDTDGWLALLRRMERGEVSLLARDLPAPSPLAAEVLSASPYAFLDDAPLEERRTQAVQSRRWTDPESADDLGALDAEAIAAVRAEAWPEARDADEMHEALTGLGGIRASEAQASEGWAVLLKSLAKAGRATRLELPAGPVWVAAERLGQWQALHPKAAMKPLLDLPLALRESYVADEAQVELVRARLTGFGPRLLRELAADLGISAGDTGFALASLEREGYVLRGRFTPGASEEEWCERHLLARIHRYTVKRLRREIEPVQRADFMRFLFDWQRVSSGTRVRGAESLAGVLSQLEGFQAAAGAWESDILPSRVADYGINWLDDLCRAGRLVWARLPGRSSARGRGGPLKSTPIVLLPRAQMALWNSLSAAQPEVELSAKANKVLEVLKEHGATFFDELASDSHLLRTELETVLGELVAAGRVNADSFAGLRALLMPAARRHPQRRSRTPLFGMADAGRWALLRRSTLEPGARLPAETLEHVAMTLLRRYGVVCWRLLDREADWLPPWRDLLRVYHRLEARGEIRGGRFVAGLTGEQFALPEAVGLLREVRRRESNGEWVVVSAVDPLNLAGTLLPGRKVAALSGNRVLYRDGVPVGALIAGEVEWLVELAPEDENRARELLIRR from the coding sequence ATGACCCCTACCTCGCTCTCTCCGCGCAACCGGGACGACGCGCTGGCCGCCTTCCACCCGGCGGTGGCGGCCTGGTTCCGTGCCCACTTCGCCGCGCCGACCCAGGCGCAGGCGCAGGCGTGGCCGGCGATCCAGGCCGGCGACTCGACCCTGGTGGCGGCACCCACCGGCTCGGGCAAGACGCTCACCGCCTTCCTCGCCGCCATCGACGCGCTGGTACGCGAGGGGCTGGCCAATGGCGGCGCGCTGCCGGATCGCACCACGGTGGTCTACGTCTCGCCACTCAAGGCGCTGTCCAACGACATCCGCATCAACCTCGAAGAACCGTTGGCCGGCATCCGTGCCGAGCTGGGCGAGATGGGCCTGCCGGAGGTGGATATCCGCACCGCCGTGCGCACCGGCGACACCACCTCCGGCGAGCGTGAAGCGATGCGCCGGCAGGTGCCGCACATCCTGGTGACGACCCCGGAATCACTCTACGTACTGCTCGGTTCCGACTCGGGCCGCGCCATGCTGGCCGGCGCGCGCAGCGTGATCGTCGACGAAATCCACGCGCTGGCGGCGAGCAAGCGCGGCAGCCACCTGGCGTTGTCGCTGGAGCGTTTGCAGGCGCTGTGCGATGCGCCGCTGGTGCGCATCGGTCTGTCCGCCACGCAGAAGCCGCTCTCGGCCGTGGCGGCGTTCCTGGTGGGGCGCCACGCGGCCTGCCGGATCATCGACATCGGCTACAGCCGCCAGCGCGACCTGAATCTGGAAGTGCCACCGGCGCCGCTGGAGGCGGTGATGTCCCACGACGTCTGGGACAAGGTCTACGATCGCCTCGCCGAACTGGCCGAGGAGCACCGCACCACCCTGGTGTTCGTCAACACCCGGCGCCAGGCCGAGCGGGTCACCCGGCACCTGGCCGAGCGCATCGGCGCCGGCTGGGTGGCGGCGCACCACGGCAGCCTGTCCAAGGAACTGCGCCTGGGCGCCGAGCGGCGGCTCAAGGCCGGCCAGCTGCGGGTGCTGGTGGCCACCGCATCACTGGAACTGGGCATCGACATTGGCGATGTGGAGCTGGTCTGCCAGCTCGGCTCGCCCCGTTCCATCGCCGCCTTCCTGCAGCGCGTCGGGCGCTCCGGGCACAGTGTTGGCGGTACGCCCAAGGGGCGGCTATTCCCGGCCTCGCGGGATGATCTGGTCGAGTGCGTGGCGCTGCTCGACAGCGTGCGCCGCGACGAACTGGATGCACTGACGATTCCGCGCGCGCCGCTGGATGTGCTGGCGCAGCAGATAGTCGCCGAAGTGGCCTGTCGGGAGTGGGGCGAGGATGCGCTGTTCGAGCTGCTCACCGCCGCCCAGCCCTACGCGGAGCTGACCCGCGAGCACTTCGACGCCGTGCTGCGCACGCTGGCAGAGGGCTACACCAGCCGCATCGGCCAGCGCGGCGCCTACCTGCACCGTGACGCAGTGCACCTGCGCCTGCGTGGGAGACGTGGCGCGAAGCTGACGGCGGTGACCTCCGGCGGAACCATTCCCGATACCGGTGACTACAGCGTGCTGCTGGAACCCCAGGGGCTGACGGTGGGCACGGTGAACGAGGACTTCGCCGTGGAGAGCCTGGCCGGTGACGTGTTCCAGCTGGGCAATATTTCCTACCGCATCCTGCGCATCGAGCCGGGGCGGGTGCGCGTCGAGGATGCCCAGGGCCAGCCGCCGAACATTCCCTTCTGGCTCGGCGAGGCGCCGGGGCGCAGTGATGAACTGTCGTTCAGCGTCGCCCGCCTGCGCGCCCGGCTGGACACGCTGCTGACAAAGGACGAGGGCGATGCCGAACCCCTGGCCGGGGCCATCGGCTGGCTGCAGGATGAGCTGGGCCTGGGCGAAGACGCGGCGCGCCAACTGGTGGAATACCTGGCCCGCGCCCGCCATGCCCTGGGCGCGTTGCCGACCCAGCAGACGCTGATCCTCGAACGCTTCTTCGACGAGTCCGGCGGCATGCAGCTGGTGATCCATTCGCCCTTCGGCAGCCGCCTCAACCGGGCCTGGGGGCTGGCGCTGCGCAAGCGTTTCTGCCGCACCTTCAATTTTGAGTTGCAGGCCGCCGCCACTGAAAACGCCATCATTCTTTCGCTGTCCACCAGCCACAGCTTCCCGCTGGAGGAAGTGTGGCGCTACCTGCACGCCAACAGCGCCGAGCAGGTGCTGATCCAGGCGCTGCTCGATGCGCCGCTGTTCGGCGTGCGCTGGCGCTGGAATGCCACCACTGCGCTGGCCCTGCCGCGCTACGCCGGCGGGCGCAAGGTCGCCCCGCAGTTGCAGCGCATGCGCAGCGAAGACCTGCTGGCCTCGGTGTTCCCCGACCAGGTGGCGTGCCTGGAGAACATCGTCGGCGAGCGCGAGATTCCCGATCACCCGCTGGTGGCGCAGACCCTCGATGATTGCCTGCACGAGGCCATGGACACGGACGGTTGGCTGGCCCTGTTGCGGCGCATGGAGCGGGGCGAGGTGAGCCTGCTGGCACGCGACCTGCCGGCGCCTTCGCCGCTGGCGGCGGAAGTGCTGTCGGCCAGCCCCTATGCCTTCCTTGACGACGCACCGCTGGAGGAGCGCCGCACCCAGGCCGTGCAGAGCCGGCGCTGGACCGACCCGGAAAGCGCCGATGACCTCGGCGCGCTGGATGCGGAAGCCATCGCCGCGGTGCGCGCCGAAGCCTGGCCGGAAGCCCGCGACGCCGACGAGATGCACGAGGCGCTGACCGGCCTGGGCGGTATCCGCGCCAGCGAGGCGCAGGCCAGCGAGGGCTGGGCCGTCCTGCTCAAGTCCCTGGCCAAGGCCGGCAGGGCGACGCGCCTGGAGCTGCCCGCAGGCCCCGTGTGGGTGGCGGCTGAGCGGCTCGGCCAGTGGCAAGCCTTGCATCCGAAGGCCGCCATGAAGCCGCTGCTCGATCTGCCGCTGGCGCTACGCGAATCGTACGTGGCGGACGAGGCGCAGGTTGAACTGGTGCGCGCGCGCCTGACCGGTTTCGGTCCGCGCCTGCTGCGTGAACTGGCCGCCGACCTGGGCATTTCGGCTGGCGATACCGGTTTCGCCCTGGCCAGCCTGGAGCGCGAGGGCTATGTACTGCGCGGTCGCTTCACGCCGGGGGCGAGCGAGGAGGAGTGGTGCGAGCGCCACTTGCTGGCGCGCATCCATCGCTACACGGTCAAGCGCCTGCGCCGGGAGATCGAGCCGGTGCAGCGCGCCGATTTCATGCGCTTCCTGTTCGACTGGCAGCGGGTTTCCAGCGGCACGCGGGTGCGGGGCGCGGAATCCCTGGCCGGGGTGCTCAGCCAGCTGGAGGGCTTCCAGGCGGCGGCCGGCGCCTGGGAGAGCGACATCCTGCCGTCGCGTGTAGCCGACTATGGCATCAACTGGCTGGATGACCTGTGCCGTGCCGGCCGCCTGGTCTGGGCGCGACTGCCTGGCCGCAGTTCCGCGCGTGGTCGGGGCGGGCCGCTGAAAAGCACGCCGATCGTCCTGCTGCCGCGCGCGCAGATGGCGCTGTGGAACTCGCTGAGCGCGGCGCAGCCGGAGGTCGAGTTGTCCGCCAAGGCCAACAAGGTGCTGGAGGTACTCAAGGAGCACGGGGCGACCTTCTTCGACGAACTGGCCAGCGACAGCCACCTGCTGCGCACCGAACTGGAAACGGTGCTGGGCGAGTTGGTGGCGGCCGGGCGGGTGAACGCCGACAGCTTTGCTGGGCTGCGCGCCCTGCTGATGCCGGCGGCGCGGCGCCATCCGCAACGGCGCTCGCGCACGCCGCTGTTCGGCATGGCCGACGCCGGGCGCTGGGCGCTGTTACGCAGGTCGACCCTGGAACCGGGCGCACGCTTGCCAGCGGAAACCCTGGAGCATGTCGCCATGACCTTGCTGCGCCGCTACGGCGTGGTCTGCTGGCGGCTGCTCGACCGCGAAGCCGACTGGCTGCCGCCGTGGCGCGACCTGCTGCGGGTCTACCACCGCCTGGAGGCGCGCGGGGAAATCCGTGGCGGGCGCTTCGTCGCCGGGCTCACCGGCGAGCAGTTCGCCCTGCCGGAAGCTGTCGGGCTGCTGCGCGAGGTGCGGCGGCGCGAGTCGAACGGCGAGTGGGTGGTGGTGTCGGCGGTGGACCCGCTGAACCTCGCCGGCACCCTGCTGCCGGGGCGCAAGGTCGCGGCGCTGTCCGGTAACCGGGTGCTCTACCGCGACGGCGTGCCGGTGGGCGCGCTGATCGCCGGAGAGGTGGAGTGGCTGGTGGAACTGGCGCCGGAAGATGAGAACCGTGCACGGGAGTTGCTGATCCGTCGGTAA